AGTGCGCCCATATCAACATATTTTTTCTCAGCAGCGGGAGCGTGTACCATAAGAACATCCACGTCGCAGTTCTGACCCATTTTGAGAGCTTTACCGGTGCCAACTGCGGTCCACTTCAGTTCAATGCCGGTGTCCTTTTTGAACATGGGAGCCAGATCATCCAGCAGACCGGTGTTGTCTGTACTTGTGGTGGTGGCCATCATCAGGGTTTCAGCCTTGACCAGTCCCGGAGCAACGAGCAGGGAGACGAGAGCAAGAGCGAGCAGCAATACTTTAAATTTCTTCATGTTTCCTCCAAAAAGAACTCTGTTTTAAAATTTATAAAAATCAGTTCATCCGCAGATTACGGCCACGCCAATACAGCCGGGACCAGCTTAAATGTAGATCAGAAACATAGCTCTATGTCAATACAAGCACAATTATACTCTTGTTCTTAACCTGCTTTTGCACCATAAATGTGCTGAAACAGGCGTAAAAAAGGAAGGGCTTGCCCGCAAACTGCGTTGCGCCTATGCTGTCTTAAATATATCAGGCGGAGCATGATGAACGAAAGTTTCAGCTATAAAATTCAAGAATATTCGAATGGTGAATTCAAGGATAAGGAAATCAGAAGCATCCTTGAAATCCCCCTGACCATCAATCTGAACGGACGCGAAGTAGTCACCCTGCTGACTACGGCCCGCTACCCGGATTATCTTGCCGTGGGCTTTCTTAAATCCGATGCCTACATTTCCTCCCGCGACCAGATCATTGATCTGAAAATGACCGAACACGAGGACCGCATCATTGCCGATGTGACCACAAGTCACGACCCTTGGAAAGGACGGGTGCTGGAATATTCCATCACTTCCGGCTGCGGCAAGGGCACCAATTTCGGGCGCAATGTCTCCACCATTTCCAAACGGACCATTAAGTCCGGACTCACTGTCACCCCGAAGCAGATTCTGAAACACGCCAATGAGCTGCATTCCCGCTCCACCCTGTACACAAAAACACGCGGCTGCCACAATTCCTCCCTGTGCACGCCTGAAGAGATGCTTTACTTCCGTGAAGATATCGGCCGCCACAACGCCATCGACATGATCGTAGGCCAGTGCTTCCTTGAAGATGTACCCACAGACGGCAAAATGATCGTTTCCACCGGGCGGGTGGCTTCGGAAATCCTG
This genomic interval from Desulfovibrio sp. JC010 contains the following:
- the fdhD gene encoding formate dehydrogenase accessory sulfurtransferase FdhD; this translates as MMNESFSYKIQEYSNGEFKDKEIRSILEIPLTINLNGREVVTLLTTARYPDYLAVGFLKSDAYISSRDQIIDLKMTEHEDRIIADVTTSHDPWKGRVLEYSITSGCGKGTNFGRNVSTISKRTIKSGLTVTPKQILKHANELHSRSTLYTKTRGCHNSSLCTPEEMLYFREDIGRHNAIDMIVGQCFLEDVPTDGKMIVSTGRVASEILLKAVRIGVPVLASTAVATSFSVELARKIGITLIGNISKDSFWVYSDQGRIKGL